The stretch of DNA CTCTTTTACCTGACCAATCTTTTTAAGACCAAGAGCTTCTAAAGTTCTTTTTTGTCTTTGCGTACGATTGATTGCGCTTTTAACTTTTTTTACTTTAATTTTTGCCATCTCTGATGTTATTAAGCGTTAAAAACTTGTTCAAGTGAAATACCTCTATCTCTAGCAATTGCATTGGCGTCTCTTAATTGTAATAAAGCATCAAAAGTCGCTTTTACTACATTATGAGGGTTAGAAGATCCCTGAGATTTTGATAATACATCGTGTATACCAACAGCCTCAAGAACTGTTCTTACAGCACCTCCGGCAATAACTCCTGTACCAGGAGCAGCAGGAATAATATTTACTCTTGCTCCACCGTATTTACCTTTTTGCTCATGTGGTAAAGTTCCTTTTATAATAGGAATTCTAACCAGGTTTTTCTTAGCATCTTCAACTGCTTTCGCTATGGCGCTGGCCACGTCTTTAGATTTACCTAAACCTTGTCCTACAACACCTGCTTCGTCACCAACCACTACAATTGCCGAAAAACCAAATGCTCTACCACCTTTAGTTACTTTTGTAACTCTTTGTACACCAACTAAACGATCTTTAAGATCTAATCCACCTGGTTTTACTAACTCTGCACTTTTATATTTTTGAAACATAATTTCTTAGAATTTAAGTCCTGCTTCTCTAGCTCCTTCAGCTAATGATTTTACTCTACCATGATATAAATAACCTCCTCTATCAAAAGCGATAGTTTCAATACCAGCTTTTAAAGCTTTTTCAGCAAGTGCCTTACCTACTAATTTAGCTACTTCTGATTTAGTTGCTTTCGCAGCACTAATATCTTTATCTCTTGAAGATGCAGCACTGATAGTATTACCAGTTACGTCATCTACAATTTGAGCGTAAATTTCTTTATTACTTCTAAAAACAGCCAATCTTGGTCTAGCTTCTGTACCAGAAACAACCTTACGGATTCTGTTTTTTATTCTTAGTCTTCTTTCGTTCTTTGTTAATGCCATAACTTAATTATTAAGCTGATTTACCTGCTTTTCTTCTTATTACTTCACCAACAAACTTAATCCCTTTTCCTTTGTAAGGCTCTGGTCTTCTAAATCCACGAATTTTCGCAGCTACTTGACCAACAAGTTGTTTATCGAATGATGTTAACTTTACTATTGGATTTTTTCCTTTTTCTGATACTGTTTCAACTTTTACTTCTGGAGCAATATTTAAAACAATATTATGAGAAAAACCTAAAGCTAAATCCAATTTTTGTCCTTGGTTAGATGCTCTATATCCTACACCAACTAATTCTAATTCTTTAGTCCATCCTTTAGACACACCTTCGATCATATTATTCATCAATGATCTGTATAAACCATGTTTTGCTTTTTGATCTTTAGAATCAGAAGAACGTGTTACTAAAACATTTCCATCTTCAACTTTAATATCTACAGAATCGAAATTTTGAGTTAACTCACCCAATTTTCCTTTCACTGTAACTATTCCGTCGTTTATATCAACCGTAACTCCTTCTGGAATTGCTACTGGGTTATTACCTATTCTTGACATTTCTTTCTTCTTTTTAGATTAGTAAACGTAACATAATACTTCACCACCTACATTATCTCTTTTGGCTTGTTTACCTGTCATTACTCCGTGAGAAGTAGAAACAATGGCAATACCAAGACCATTAAGGATTCTAGGTAGTTCGTTAGAACCAGCATACTTACGTAAACCTGGCTTACTAATTCTTTGCAACTTCTTAATTACAGGTTCTTTAGTTTCTTTATTGTACTTAAGGGCAATTTTAATTGTTCCTTGTACTGAAGAGTCATCAAACTTGTAACTCAAAATATATCCTTGTTCGAATAATATTTTAGTGATGTCTTTTTTCAAATTAGAAGCAGGAACCTCAACCACTCTGTGGTTAGCACGCACTGCATTTCTAATTCTTGTCAAATAATCCGCAATTGGATCTGTGTACATAATGAATTGATTTTGTGATCTTGGTTTTCAACTTATGTTGAACCTTAAATCTGATTATTTAAATAATATTACCAACTAGCTTTTCTAACTCCAGGGATAAGACCTTGATTGGCCATCTCTCTGAATGTTACACGAGAAATACCAAAAGTTCTCATATATCCTTTTGGTCTTCCCGTTAATTTACATCTATTATGCTGACGTATAGGAGATGCATTTTTTGGTAACTTTTGTAATGCATCGTAATCGCCAGCTTCTTTTAAAGCTTTACGTTTTTCGGCATACTTAGCTACTGTTTTAGCTCTTTTTACCTCACGGGCTTTCATTGATTCTTTAGCCATATCTTAGTTCTTTTGAAAAGGTAATCCTAATTCAGTTAATAATGATTTTGCTTCTTTATCTGTATCTGCTGTTGTTACAAATGTAATATCCATACCTGAAATTTTATTTACCTTATCGATATTAATCTCCGGGAATATAATTTGTTCAGTAACTCCTAAATTGTAGTTACCACGTCCGTCAAATCCAGTTGCTTTTATCCCATTAAAATCTCTTACGCGTGGTAAGGCAGAAGTAACTAAACGATCTAAAAACTCATACATTTTTTCTCCACGTAAAGTAACTTTAGCCCCAATTGGCATTCCTTTACGTAATTTGAAAGATGCAACATCTTTTTTAGATAAAGTTGCTATAGCTTTTTGTCCAGTTATAGTAGCTAACTCCTCAACTGCATAGTCAATAAGTTTTTTATCTGCTACAGCAGCACCAACTCCTTTAGATACAACGATCTTAGTAAGCTTAGGTACTTGCATTACATTTTTATAACCAAATTCGTCTGTAAGAGCAGCAATTACTTTGCTTTTATACTCTTCTTTAAGTCTAGGTGAATATGCCATAACTATATTACTTCATTAGATTTTACTGAAAATCTTACTTTCTTATCGCCTTCTACTTTATATCCAACTCTAGTTGTTTCTCCTTTTGAAGTTAACAATGATAAGTTAGAAATATGAATAGCAGCTTCTTTCTCTACGATTCCGCCTTGAGGGTTTTGTGCACTTGGCTTAGTGTGTTTCTTCACCATATTTACACCCTCAACAATCGCTTTGTTCTTTTCTATTAATACCTTTTGTACTTTACCTTCAGACCCTTTATGATCTCCAGCAATTACTTTTACAGTATCTCCAGTTTTTATTTTAAGCTTTGTCATCTTAAATTAATGTATTAAAGCACCTCTGGTGCTAATGATACAATTTTCATGAATTGTTTATCACGAAGTTCTCTAGCAACAGGACCAAATACACGTGTTCCTCTCATCTCACCTGTTGGGTTTAATAAAACACATGCATTATCGTCAAATCTAATATAAGATCCATCAGGTCTTCTTACTTCTTTTTTAGTACGAACAACAACTGCAGTAGAAACAGCACCTTTTTTAATGTTTCCATTAGGTGTTGCATCTTTAACAGAAACAACTATTTTGTCTCCTACAGAAGCGTATCTTCTTTTAGTACCACCTAGAACACGTATTGTTAATACTTCTTTTGCTCCAGTGTTATCTGCTACCTTTAATCTTGATTCTTGCTGTACCATAATTATTTAGCTCTTTCTATGATTTCAACTAATCTCCAACATTTAGATTTACTTAAAGGTCTTGTTTCCATGATCTTTACAGTATCACCAATGTTACAATCGTTTGTTTCGTCGTGTGCAACATATTTTTTTGTTTTTAACACGAACTTACCATACATAGGGTGTTTCACTTTTTTAACCTCTGCAACAACTATTGATTTTTGCATTTTGTTACTAGTAACAACTCCTATACGTTCTTTTCTTAAATTTCTTGTTTCCATCTTTCAGCAGAATTATTGTAATTCTCTTTTAGTTAATTCTGTCGCAATTCTAGCTACAGTACGTCTAATACCACGTAACTGAATTGGATTTTCTAAAGGAGATATTGCATGAGCCATTTTTAGGTCTGAATAACTTTTTTTAGTCTCACCAAGTTTTTCTTGTAACTCAGCTGTAGATAATTCTTTAATTTCTGATTGTTTCATAATATCAAATAAATTATGCTTCGTAATCCCGAGCAATTAAAAACTTAGTTTTTACTGGTAACTTTTGCGCTGCTAAACGTAATGCTTCTTTAGCAATATCTAACGGCACGCCACCAATTTCAAATAAAACACGACCTGGTCTACAAACAGCTACCCAATATTCAACGGCACCTTTACCTTTACCCATACGTACTTCAAGAGGCTTTTTTGTAATAGGCTTGTCTGGAAAT from Flavivirga spongiicola encodes:
- the rpsN gene encoding 30S ribosomal protein S14, whose product is MAKESMKAREVKRAKTVAKYAEKRKALKEAGDYDALQKLPKNASPIRQHNRCKLTGRPKGYMRTFGISRVTFREMANQGLIPGVRKASW
- the rplX gene encoding 50S ribosomal protein L24: MTKLKIKTGDTVKVIAGDHKGSEGKVQKVLIEKNKAIVEGVNMVKKHTKPSAQNPQGGIVEKEAAIHISNLSLLTSKGETTRVGYKVEGDKKVRFSVKSNEVI
- the rpsQ gene encoding 30S ribosomal protein S17 — encoded protein: METRNLRKERIGVVTSNKMQKSIVVAEVKKVKHPMYGKFVLKTKKYVAHDETNDCNIGDTVKIMETRPLSKSKCWRLVEIIERAK
- the rpsE gene encoding 30S ribosomal protein S5 yields the protein MFQKYKSAELVKPGGLDLKDRLVGVQRVTKVTKGGRAFGFSAIVVVGDEAGVVGQGLGKSKDVASAIAKAVEDAKKNLVRIPIIKGTLPHEQKGKYGGARVNIIPAAPGTGVIAGGAVRTVLEAVGIHDVLSKSQGSSNPHNVVKATFDALLQLRDANAIARDRGISLEQVFNA
- the rplR gene encoding 50S ribosomal protein L18; its protein translation is MALTKNERRLRIKNRIRKVVSGTEARPRLAVFRSNKEIYAQIVDDVTGNTISAASSRDKDISAAKATKSEVAKLVGKALAEKALKAGIETIAFDRGGYLYHGRVKSLAEGAREAGLKF
- the rplF gene encoding 50S ribosomal protein L6; the protein is MSRIGNNPVAIPEGVTVDINDGIVTVKGKLGELTQNFDSVDIKVEDGNVLVTRSSDSKDQKAKHGLYRSLMNNMIEGVSKGWTKELELVGVGYRASNQGQKLDLALGFSHNIVLNIAPEVKVETVSEKGKNPIVKLTSFDKQLVGQVAAKIRGFRRPEPYKGKGIKFVGEVIRRKAGKSA
- the rplN gene encoding 50S ribosomal protein L14, with protein sequence MVQQESRLKVADNTGAKEVLTIRVLGGTKRRYASVGDKIVVSVKDATPNGNIKKGAVSTAVVVRTKKEVRRPDGSYIRFDDNACVLLNPTGEMRGTRVFGPVARELRDKQFMKIVSLAPEVL
- the rplE gene encoding 50S ribosomal protein L5 codes for the protein MAYSPRLKEEYKSKVIAALTDEFGYKNVMQVPKLTKIVVSKGVGAAVADKKLIDYAVEELATITGQKAIATLSKKDVASFKLRKGMPIGAKVTLRGEKMYEFLDRLVTSALPRVRDFNGIKATGFDGRGNYNLGVTEQIIFPEINIDKVNKISGMDITFVTTADTDKEAKSLLTELGLPFQKN
- the rplP gene encoding 50S ribosomal protein L16; this encodes MLQPKRTKFRKQQKGRMKGLSGRGHQLSSGTFGIKALDATFITSRQIEAARIAATRYMKREGQLWIKIFPDKPITKKPLEVRMGKGKGAVEYWVAVCRPGRVLFEIGGVPLDIAKEALRLAAQKLPVKTKFLIARDYEA
- the rpsH gene encoding 30S ribosomal protein S8 produces the protein MYTDPIADYLTRIRNAVRANHRVVEVPASNLKKDITKILFEQGYILSYKFDDSSVQGTIKIALKYNKETKEPVIKKLQRISKPGLRKYAGSNELPRILNGLGIAIVSTSHGVMTGKQAKRDNVGGEVLCYVY
- the rpmD gene encoding 50S ribosomal protein L30, producing the protein MAKIKVKKVKSAINRTQRQKRTLEALGLKKIGQVKEHEATPNILGMVAKVSHLVSVEETK
- the rpmC gene encoding 50S ribosomal protein L29, whose product is MKQSEIKELSTAELQEKLGETKKSYSDLKMAHAISPLENPIQLRGIRRTVARIATELTKRELQ